A stretch of Mya arenaria isolate MELC-2E11 chromosome 14, ASM2691426v1 DNA encodes these proteins:
- the LOC128217770 gene encoding uncharacterized protein LOC128217770, with protein MGQDTNLHASQQTDDLSLVMFIFQLFQSGFIFTAFVAGAICVGHLVLIRRKYCRNTTTLFAVVLSGFLHLIASVYMLTIAENYMKKRVKQGPPSVGSCMDYSMTAAFANGVVLVFIVHNVYVQNFKWSMSSCLAYAGTLGCIITGSFSIIKIVPQNSPLPVEQHSFVTLGTYGSQHFDVFLSVYQKNVYEERWSILVEYLVIYVPVMFTVLAALYTNRTKQTEVTITELKILSNKECNVSGFNCNCVKLNSVMVAILLYITFVLLIVRPGYILYAHATSGYFWDILPSLLPTVIFTFICSEYIGKVLIRSQYWNNEVKSNGYCDCKHKSKSLMQV; from the exons ATGGGTCAGGACACCAACCTTCATGCATCTCAGCAGACTGACGACCTTAGTCTTGTGATGTTCATCTTTCAGCTCTTTCAGAGCGGCTTCATATTCACGGCCTTTGTGGCCGGTGCCATCTGTGTCGGTCATCTCGTCTTAATACGCCGGAAGTACTGCCGAAATACCACGACGCTGTTCGCAGTGGTGCTCTCTGGATTTTTGCATCTGATCGCGAGCGTGTACATGTTGACAATTGCCGAAAATTACATGAAAAAACGCGTAAAACAGGGGCCTCCGAGCGTCGGCTCGTGCATGGATTACTCGATGACGGCGGCGTTTGCAAACGGGGTGGTGCTCGTGTTTATCGTGCATAATGTTTACGTTCAGAACTTTAAATGGTCGATGTCATCGTGTCTAGCATACGCAGGCACACTTGGTTGCATCATCACAGGAAGTTTTTCCATTATCAAGATTGTGCCTCAAAATAGCCCACTTCCAGTTGAACAACATTCGTTTGTGACGCTTGGGACGTATGGAAGTCAGCACTTTGACGTATTCTTGTCCGTGTATCAGAAAAACGTTTACGAGGAAAGATGGTCTATTCTGGTGGAATATTTAGTGATATACGTACCCGTCATGTTCACCGTGCTGGCTGCTCTTTACACGAACAGGACAAAACAAACGG AAGTCACCATCACAGAGCTAAAGATTCTCTCAAACAAGGAGTGCAACGTTTCAGGGTTTAACTGCAATTGTGTTAAATTGAACTCAGTCATGGTTGCCATTCTTTTATACATTACTTTTGTCTTACTCATAGTACGACCGGGATACATTCTGTATGCGCACGCAACTTCGGGTTACTTCTGGGACATATTGCCTAGTTTGTTACCGACAGtaattttcacttttatttgcTCAGAATATATTGGAAAAGTCCTTATTCGATCACAATATTGGAATAATGAGGTGAAATCAAACGGCTATTGTGACTGTAAACATAAGAGCAAGTCCCTTATGCAGGTTTGA